DNA from Drosophila gunungcola strain Sukarami chromosome 3L unlocalized genomic scaffold, Dgunungcola_SK_2 000002F, whole genome shotgun sequence:
TGCTGCGTCGTCTGTGCCGCTGCAATTGCCTCCTCAATTTGCTTCGTCTTTTGGTTCATCAGGGCCTACAGGTTGGTTTCGTTTGGTAGGTTGTATGGTTGGTTgtttggttggttggttgtgCGATTTAGTTCGAATCgaatcggatcggatcggttTTGGTCATTGGGCACACAAAGGTATTTTCACATTCATTTTCGCATTTGCGATTTCGTATTCAAGTCGACAAGCGtttcaaacaaatttgattttgggatttgtttttttggtttttgataCAGTTTTTTGTCAGTTGGTATGAAGAGTGGTTTgattggtaatttttttttttttttttggttatgtttcaaaaaatacaataaagcaaaaatttaatgtagCATTGTAAATGGTTAATTCaatagttaaaataatagCAAATATAGTTTGTAGTTTGATAATGCTGAAAGTACACTTTAACTTTATCTTATCCATATTTGGAGGTCAGGGACAGAGAAGATCGATAGAGAACAAAATGGAGAAGGGTCCGGAACAAGGATCgatatttttgggaaagttaCCAATATTTTGAGGTGTTAAGAGGTGTAAGATATCTAAAtcactttttgaaaatctatTAACCTAACTGCTGGAAGCAAGATGAGCTTTTCCTTGGGTTGTcgtttaaactatttaattttgcttttttaagCATTTGAATTTAAACGTTTTAGCTCCTGCCGCAAGGGTCGGAAATCgatcttacatttttttcttaagaaTTACAATTTAAGTTTGACTAGTTTCAAGAGGATCGCCATATAGACTTTGGGGTGGTAAAAAAGTGCTAGGTGCgaaaatgtttgccatttcCTAACTATTTGTCTACTTAGGAGTTTTTCCTATGGgataatataaatgtattaaaaaaagtgcTTAGCTCCTGCCGCAAGGGTCGAACAttttcaacaacaaaaaggGTGGCAATATGCGGTAATCTTCCCTTGAAACACTTGAGTTAAGTCTTATCGCTTAGAAAAGGCTCGCAAGGGGTACATAGAGTGGACCGGTCGTTGTCAACATTTAATTACCGTGTGCTGTGCGGAGAGATTCGCTTCGGATTGCTTGATCTGTTCCCGCAGCGTCTTCTGCTGCATCTTGATGGCGTCCAGTTGGGAGGTAAGATTCATGGTCATTGCATTGCCGTTGGCCTGCTGGTTATTTGGCGGTCCTCCGTTGCCGTTGTTCGGAGGCCAAGAGTGCtgcgcctgctgctgttgcatatTGTCTTGTGCGTTTTCTGGCGGGTGCTGTTGCTGGTTGGGCGGTGGATAGTGGCCAGGCGGCTGGGATTGCTGCATCGGCGGCGGATGTTGCATGTAGTGTCCGGGTGGTCCACCCGGTGGCAGTTGTTGGTTAAGGCCCTGCTGCTTGAGCACTACAGGGGGAGAGCATGTAGTTAATTTTGGGGGCTATTTTGGCTCATTAAAGACCCCACTTACGCGTTTGTTCCGCTGCCACCCTGAATTGGTAGTAGCTGGCAAACTCCCCGCCGTAGAGGAACTCGAATTTTGGATTgttctgctgcttctgcttgGTAATGGCCTCGAATTCCGGTCCATTTCGGGCCACAAACTCCGCCAGCTTGTCTATAATATTGCGTAAACTGGCGTCTGCGAAAAGTAAGTTTTGCATAAAATTCTAAGCCTATCAAAGATTGTGCGCGTGAGTTtatggtgtgtgtgtgtgtgggtgtgtgagtAAGAATCCAACTGGACACGGCGTGAGCTTCTCTGAAAAGGCAATAAAGTctgtttaagttttattaCTCACCACGTGGCGGCTGTACGTCCATTTTGATGCTCTTCTTAAGTACGCTTTCTCGTTAAATATCTAAATTCATTactttttagaatttttcagCGGCAATTTTCACTGCGTCTTCTTCTTTTTCCTATTAGTGTGCCCGCCGCTTTGCATACTCGAAATACCAAATTCTGATAGGGTCACATTAGagattagttttatttaaaattaataattaataataacttaataagttttcaataatttttgatcaaatttttaaaaaataatggaaaaagtaggtttacaaaaaaaaaacgaacaattGAAATCTGCAAAATGAATAGCCTTCCCTATTTACCAGTCAAAAGTTACCAGTTTTAACAAATCCAACACTCCTCCAGCTACCTTCAAGCAattgtttcaatttttaaagaacaacCTTCCTCTTAGTTAATTATTagctttttagttttaaactCTAAGCTagctttatttaaacaaataaaaaataaataatgccgGTTGCAATAGAGTTGTCACCTTGCTTAAAGCACTCAACGTTCTTATGGTCATCAACGAATATCGCCAATAAGTAAGTCACGCGCCCATCTCTAGATCTAAGCTGAAAAAGAATAGTTTTCTGTGGCAAGGTAAACAAACCGAAATAATACTCCTAGCCAGCCCAACTCTCACTTCGAAATCTTCTTCACGCCTGGCTGTAACTAATGCAACATTCAAGGAGGCATGACAAATCCATTCCCTAGGCCAAGAGCTCCGCGGACAGCGTGGCACTAGTTACTCAGTCGCCGTCACATAATCCCAAGATAGCCACTATATAGTTTGTAATATACACACACATTCGTCGGCCGATGGGCAGCAGAATGACAGATAGTGCAGGGAGCGTTATCACCATCAATGGTGGTTCGTCGGCGGGAAGTTCCCCGCCCTCGCAGCGGAAATCCTCGTCGTCGGAATCTCCACCGGAACTGCGAATCCTGTGCTTCGACCTCACCTTCTACAATCGCACCACCCAATTCCTGCTGAGCTGCGCGGGCGTCTTTATCCTGTACATCATGTACGGCTACCTGCAGGAGCTCATCTTCACGGTGGAAGGCTTCAAACCCTACGGATGGTTCCTCACCCTCGTCCAGTTCGGGTACTACATCGGCTTCGGCCTAGTGGAACGCCGGCTGGAGGGCTACCGGATAAGCGGCGGATCCTTTTGGAACATTGAGCCGGAGCCACGTTGCATTCCGATGAAAACGTACCTGGTTCTGGCTGCTCTCACCCTGGGCACCATGGGTCTGTCGAACTCCAGCCTGGGCTACCTGAACTACCCCACCCAGGTGATATTCAAGTGCTGTAAGCTCATTCCCGTCCTCGTGGGCAGCATCCTCATCCAAGGCAAGCGCTACGGACTGCTGGACTTTGCGGCAGCCACCTGCATGTGCATCGGACTGGCCTGGTTCACGCTGGCCGACTCCCAGATGACGCCCAACTTCAACCTGCTGGGCGTGGCCATGATCTCAGGAGCGCTGCTCTGCGACGCGGCCATCGGCAATGTCCAGGAGAAGGCCATGCGGGAGCACAAGGCGCCCAGCAGCGAGGTGGTCTTCTACTCCTACGGCTTGGGATTCGTGTATCTCTTTGTGATCATGCTAGTTACCGGCAACTTCTTCAGCGGCTTTGCCTTCTGCTTGGAGGTGTGTTGGACAAGAACGTCGTTTGTATACCACATCTTAATGTGATTCCCTTTACAGCACCCTCTGGAGACCTTTGGCTATGGCTTCCTGTTCAGCCTCTCTGGCTACCTGGGCATCCAGTTTGTGCTGGCCCTGGTGAGGAGCAGTGGGGCTCCCATAGCTGCCACAGTGACCACCGCTCGCAAGGCTGTGACCATAGCATTTTCCTTTGTGCTCTTCAGCAAGCCCTTTACACTGCAGTAAGTGTTTCGTTGTATTAGATACACCCCCGGATCCTTTCTTATTCATTTCCAACTTTCAGATATCTTTGGTCCGGTCTTATCGTTGTCCTGGGCATCTATCTCAACGTCTACAGCAAGAAGAACAAGCTGACTTTGGCCGACATCCGGCAAAGATTTAAGCAAATCGGAGCCAAGGTTGCACGCTCACCGAGTCGCAAATTCCTCATCGAAGTTTAGTTCGATACCAAAAACATGATCTACATTTTAGTCGAATTGGAACAAACGTTTTCTTCAAGAAAACCAATCACTGTAATTACTTAATTATATGCTAAACAACTCCGTATGCTATCTGTCCATGTCAAGCTCCATAACGCGCTTAAAGAGATCCTGTCGCTCCTTGGCCGATGTTAAGTGACCCATGGCGCGGTCCAGGAACTGCTTCTGGTGGCTGACTATGAACTTGTTGCACTGGATAATGGTGGCCCCAACATAGAGGGTCCTAAACTTGGCCCGAACCTCTCCAATCTGGAAAAAGACTGTCATATGGCTGGTTTAAGGGCATAAAAGTGGGACCTACCAA
Protein-coding regions in this window:
- the LOC128257711 gene encoding adenosine 3'-phospho 5'-phosphosulfate transporter 2 — its product is MGSRMTDSAGSVITINGGSSAGSSPPSQRKSSSSESPPELRILCFDLTFYNRTTQFLLSCAGVFILYIMYGYLQELIFTVEGFKPYGWFLTLVQFGYYIGFGLVERRLEGYRISGGSFWNIEPEPRCIPMKTYLVLAALTLGTMGLSNSSLGYLNYPTQVIFKCCKLIPVLVGSILIQGKRYGLLDFAAATCMCIGLAWFTLADSQMTPNFNLLGVAMISGALLCDAAIGNVQEKAMREHKAPSSEVVFYSYGLGFVYLFVIMLVTGNFFSGFAFCLEHPLETFGYGFLFSLSGYLGIQFVLALVRSSGAPIAATVTTARKAVTIAFSFVLFSKPFTLQYLWSGLIVVLGIYLNVYSKKNKLTLADIRQRFKQIGAKVARSPSRKFLIEV